The DNA segment GAGTGATAGTGGATGGCGTGTGGAAGGATGAACCGGCAGTAGTCAAAGAGGAAGTCAGGAGGTTTTTTGCTCGGAGGTTCCAGGAAGATGTTTTTGACAGACCAACTTTAGATGGAATCAGTTTCAAAACCATTAATTCTTTGCAGAATGACATGCTAGTGGAACGTTTCAAGGAGGAGGAAATAAAAAAGGTTGTGTGGAGCTGTGGAAGTGATAGAAGTCCAGGTCCGGACGggcttaattttaaattcatcaagCAATTTTGGGAGGTCATCAAACCAGATTTTCTCAGATTCTTTGATGAGTTCTATGTTAATGGAGTATTCCCGAGGGGTCTGAATGCATCTTTCATAGCATTAATCCCGAAGGTAGCGGACCCTCAAGTGCTGAATGACTATAGGCCTATCTCACTGATAGGGTGTACGTATAAGATTCTCGCTAAGGTGTTGGCTAACAGATTGAAGAAAGTTATGCACACCATCATTAATGAACGACAGTCAGCATTCATAGAAGGCAGACATATGCTCCATAGTGTGGTGATAGCAAACGAGGTAGTCGAAGAGGCTAAAAGATGTCAAAAACCTTGCTTTGTTTTCAAAGTGGATTATGAGAAGGCTTACGATTCAGTGTCCTGGGAATTCTTGTTCTACATGATGAGGAGAATGGGCTTTGTTCCAAAGTGGATTCATTGGATGTCCAGATGTCTAAAATCAGCTTCGATATCTATTTTGGTTAACGGCAGCCCTTCATGTGAGTTCGTACCGCAGAAAGGGCTCAGACAGGGAGATCCTTTATCACCTCTTCTGTTCAACATTGTTGCTGAAGGACTAAGCGGTATAATGTCAAAGGCTATTGACAGAGGCCTATATAGGGGATACTTATCGGGCATAAATAAGGTTGAGGTTAGCCTGCTCCAGTATGCAGATGATACAATATTTTTGGGAGAGGCAACCATGGAGAATGTAAGAACTATCAAAGCCATACTGCGTGTTTTTGAACTGGCATCGGgactcaaaataaattttgctaAAAGCAGTTGTGGGGCATTTGGTATGACGGAGCAATGGACCCATGGTGCATCCAACTACCTCAATTGTAGCTTGATGTCTTTTCCTTTCACATATCTTGGCATTCCTATTGGTGCCAATCCCAGAAGATGTCAGACTTGGGACCCTATCATCACTAAATGCGAGAGAAAATTAGCGAAATGGAAACAACGGCATTTGTCCTTTGGGGGGAGAGTGATTCTCATAAATTCAGTGCTAACATCCATTccgatttattttttctcatttttcaggGTTCCTAAACAGGTTGTAGACAAGCTAGTCAGATTACAGAGGAATTTCTTATGGGGAGGTGCGTTGGATCAAAACAAGATTGCTTGGATTCGGTGGGAGAAGGTATGCTTACCAAAGGAAGAAGGAGGCTTGGGAGTTAAGGATATTACCGCGTTTAATGTATCATTGCTGGGAAAGTGGAAATGGGATTTGTTTCAGAACCAGGGGGAGACTTGGGCAAGAGTACTTGACTTAAAGTATGGAGAATGGAGGAGTCTAGATGGAGATCATAAGGGCAGTACCGAATCCCTGTGGTGGAGGGACTTGAAGATGGTAAATCATCACACTCTTCAAGGACAACAGATGAACAGACCAATTTCTTGGATGGTCGGGTGCGGGGATAAGTTCAAATTCTGGGAGGACAAGTGGATAGATGGAGAAAGCCAATTATCAGTGAAATATCGAAGACTGTACACCATATCGGCTCAAAAACATCATCTCATTCAGCAATTAGGAGCTTTCAAAGAAGAAGGGTGGGAATGGCATTTCCAGTGGAGGAGGTCGTTGTTTGATAGTGAGATAGAGTTGGCGGTCGCATTCATACAAGAAATTGAAGGGATCACAATCAGCCCAGATTTAAGTGACCAATGGAGATGGACAGCAGAACCAAATGGAAGCTATTCGGCTAGGAGTGCCTATAGAGCAGTTAGACAAAGCGTGTCAGGAGAGGGACAGGATGGCGGATATAAGGAATTATGGAAGCTTAGGGTACCATTGAAAGTGACTATTTTTGCTTGGAGGTTACTAAAGGACAGATTGCCAACCAAAggtaatttgaagaaaaaaagggtTGAATTGCAAGAATACTTGTGTCCTTTTTGCAGATCGGTGGAAGAGAATGCAAGTCATTTATTCTTTCAATGCAGCAAAATTATCCCTTTGTGGTGGGAAGCGGCATCGTGGGTGAATCTGGCAGGGGTATTTCCGCATCAACCGAGACATCATTTTATCCAGCATTTCTATGGAGTATATGACGGAGTGCATGCACACAGATGGCAGTCGTGGTGGTTAGCACTGACTTATACAATCTGGAAGCATAGAAATAGCATCATCTTCTCCAATGCTGTTTTCAATGCTCATAATATAATGGACGAAGCACTGTTTTTGCTATGGACATGGCTCAGAAACttagaaaagaatttcacatCTCATTTTAATCAGTGGTATTCAAATATCAAAGATTGCTTTCTTCGGACACCAACATAGGGAAATAGATTAAAGCTCTGCACTATTATCCTATGTAGTTTTCTTTCAGCTTGTATAATATCAAGGCTTGTTATAGAATCAGCTATGATTcgtatttatacaaatatgtatcgatttagtacctctggtacttagtaatgaatatattatatttttggctgataaaaaaaaaaaaaacaattattccaGGTACAATCCCAAGTTGCAACTTTAGTTCAGTAAACCAGTCAACTGCATATTTGCAACTATAAGTTCCTAACTAAACAAACGTCAATGTTTGAAGTTATCAGTGTGCTCTGGTTTCTTTCAACCAGCATTTGTGTCTAGCAATAACATTGAGAGAACTGCATTGACCTACAAAGTAACAAATTGAGGATCATGTTCCCTTTAGGATGCCAGTCAACAGCTTAGCTCTCAGTTTTTTTAGCATTCACTTCTCATAGCAAAGGTTCTAGTTCTCCTTTCCGGTACAGCTTCAGTGTATCTGTACAGCCGCCAATGCGTTTGCCACCAATAAATACATTTGGCACAGTGTGTTGCCCTGTGATCCTTTCCAAAACCTTCTGCAACTGTGGCCCTTGAGGACCCAATTCGTCTAATTCAAAGACAAGAGGGTCGACGCCGAGTTTTTTGAAGAGGATTTTCATCTCAGAGGAATAGAAACACCAGGTTTTGGAATAAATGACAACTGGGTTCTCAGCTACGGTCTTTTTGATGGTGTCTTCGAGGCAAGACCTGAAAGAGGAAGAGGAAAAGGCTCGAACTAATGCCAAGGTGGGAATGCGGTTTGGCATTGGAGGAGAAACATTGATGCAGGAAAAGGGGCGAGAGTAAGAGAACAAGAGTTtggtgaaagaagaagaagataactTTAGAGAAGGTTTCAAGTTTGAGATAGGAAGAGCAACAGCGTTACCCAATCCCAATGCCATTCTTCTCTTCTCCTTGATTCTGCTCTGTTCGACTTCATTGGTGTATATGCCTATGCTACGTTATCCCCATTCATAACAAAAGGCATGTAGAATAATTATTGAGAATCAATCAAACTAAGAATATGTAGAATAAGAAAGAAAGCTTTTATTATACTTAGAGCTGCAGTTGGTATTATAAAACTAAAGCAGAACCAAAGTTGGCTAAATTAGCAGCAAACTTCAAACACCCCCTTCAGAAACTATTTATGGTTAATTAGATCAAATTAATGAGAAAATTATTTGTTAGAAATAATGGTGTGAACATGACAAGCTACATGCGGCTACTCATCAATATACAAGTTCTATCATCTAGAAATTTAAAGCTTGCACAATGCCTCTATTACCCTCATAGTCCCAGTAAACATAATGCCAGGTATGCTGCATATACTGATACCTGTTTTGCCTTCTCCAATTTTCCAGAAGCTGCATATGAATTAATAAGTGccataaaaatttgttttgtagCATGGACTCCAGATTGCTTCATTTCTTCACAATActacaaaaaatattgtaattagCAACTCAAAATGTTCATACATCAAACTTAAGATCAGAACTTCAGTTAACATAAAATCTTAGTTACATCAATTCATCAAAAGTGTATGAATGAAGCTACTTTAAACAAACAATTAGCGGTTaatcatgttcatattttttGGGCATGAATGGTTGAACATTTAATAATCAAGGATTACTAGAAGTTCACTGATTTCAGCCCTCCCATTATCATGATAAACATACATTAAAGCATATGAATTTGATCTGTGTACAACACATCAGAGATTATTTCAGCATACTTGATGAAAATTCATTCAAC comes from the Glycine soja cultivar W05 chromosome 6, ASM419377v2, whole genome shotgun sequence genome and includes:
- the LOC114417046 gene encoding glutaredoxin-C5, chloroplastic-like; protein product: MALGLGNAVALPISNLKPSLKLSSSSFTKLLFSYSRPFSCINVSPPMPNRIPTLALVRAFSSSSFRSCLEDTIKKTVAENPVVIYSKTWCFYSSEMKILFKKLGVDPLVFELDELGPQGPQLQKVLERITGQHTVPNVFIGGKRIGGCTDTLKLYRKGELEPLL